One Osmerus eperlanus chromosome 16, fOsmEpe2.1, whole genome shotgun sequence DNA segment encodes these proteins:
- the lamc2 gene encoding laminin subunit gamma-2 isoform X1 has translation MKNISWISLCGMFLLTRSVQGTFRYQASVRCECNGKSTYCYIDTLGLHCVDCQENTEGRHCEKCKTGFYHQRAGESCVPCACSTTGSAGPNCDSRGQCSCKTGVMGDKCDQCPNGKPLTPAGCAQSSSQLIDDMVKPFPCFCYGHSSQCSVAQGYSVSTISSTFDNGPEGWRAATAQGVTRSQVQFRWSPKHQDIEVISEDIMPVYLYAPDTYLGNKLLSYGQNLSFSLRLDRGVRYPSTNDVVMEGSGLRVASSLGNLRTVVTCGLKITYTFRLDEQASSKWKPHLSPFQFQTLLQNLTAIKIRGTFGENGRGYLDNVRLVTARQAPGADPATWVQSCSCPSGYEGQFCESCAAGFKRRSLSEGLFSSCLPCSCRGGSCDPETGDCYSADETPNGRSCQSGYYSDPAQPQSCRKCPCPTGVTCSIRPGTVEVQCNRCPPGSTGPSCHTCEDGFYGDPLGQRGSQQPCQRCQCNGHIDPNAVGNCDAQTGECLRCLNQTRGFNCESCLEGHHHSQPTDACKPCACNSQRSLSNQCSDMGQCSCREGFEGLKCQRSACPSCFNPVKTKMERYTHKLQELETLFTGMETGTLPVNDAQMERTIRAAEKLVLDLQSKAANLTGTEKDLQAHLSDISRSHKTELRDIGAISKTVDDINLQEQKYREKVSNVQQLIKEIRLLLGEAKLTINSADLPQADAVSGVDILPTLVQKAHILADDHQSIAATVVRTANSALAESERGLALMRAAMNKENKINELISDLKSQYDLNSAKVKALEAQATRTSSAAGDESKMAIDTLKQIASLEQNLPDPLKKDIDAVVARLDGLKDQVQKNLTEYEVLQNEVQEDRAALEDLLVQKKAAQQDYDRLLARANAAKAETVFALNGFTDNMNKLDDTLTNLKGFDDQISKNKALADEAIKKLPSINATIQQAVGNNSETLFIIGSVSGDYDDAQGTVNNLEAVVSQLEEMSGSLPSYGDLVKDTTKLRADLKGLQKQAVDIEGKMVSETGNAQLQKDRAEEAAMKATGAYNNARQTKDAVDETLIIINNLLGVIGEPGSVDEERLAQLEDSIANARSQVNQQLRPRLKDLEEKEAAQRARLSSLDLDIDTILDNIRNLEDIRKTVPKGCYNSPPIERP, from the exons ATGAAGAACATAAGTTGGATATCCCTATgtggaatgtttcttttgaccagGTCGGTTCAAGGAACCTTCAGATATCAAG CATCAGTTCGTTGTGAATGCAACGGCAAATCGACCTATTGCTACATTGACACCTTGGGTCTCCATTGTGTGGACTgccaggagaacacagaggggAGGCATTGTGAGAAGTGCAAAACTGGATTCTACCaccagagggcaggagagagttGTGTGCCCTGTGCTTGTAGTACAACAG GTTCTGCTGGTCCAAACTGTGACAGCAGAGGGCAATGCAGCTGTAAGACAGGGGTCATGGGGGACAAGTGTGATCAGTGCCCCAACGGAAAACCTCTGACGCCTGCAGGCTGTGCACAGAG CAGTAGCCAGCTCATAGATGACATGGTGAAGCCCTTTCCATGCTTTTGCTACGGACACTCATCTCAGTGTTCAGTGGCACAAGGGTACTCTGTTTCCACAATCTCTTCAACTTTTGACAATG GGCCAGAGGGATGGCGTGCTGCCACAGCCCAGGGAGTGACCCGGTCTCAGGTCCAGTTCCGTTGGTCCCCCAAACATCAAGACATTGAGGTCATCTCTGAAGACATCATGCCTGTCTACCTCTATGCCCCTG ACACCTACCTGGGCAACAAGTTACTGAGCTATGGTCAgaacctgtctttctctctgcgaTTGGACCGAGGGGTCCGATACCCATCCACCAATGATGTGGTTATGGAGGGCTCAGGCCTGAGGGTCGCTTCCTCCCTGGGGAACCTACGCACTGTTGTAACCTGTGGTCTGAAGATCACCTACACATTCAG ATTGGATGAGCAAGCAAGCAGCAAATGGAAACCTCACCTGTCACCTTTCCAGTTCCAAACACTGCTACAGAACCTGACAGCCATCAAAATCAGAGGGACATTTGGTGAAAATG GGCGTGGCTACCTAGACAATGTGCGCCTGGTGACTGCACGTCAGGCCCCGGGAGCTGACCCGGCCACATGGGTGCAGAGCTGCAGCTGCCCCAGTGGATACGAGGGCCAGTTCTGCGAAAGTTGCGCCGCAGGGTTCAAGAGACGCTCCTTGAGCGAAGGTCTCTTCAGCTCATGTTTGCCCTGCAGCTGCAGAGGAGGAAGCTGCGATCCTGAAACTG GTGACTGTTACTCTGCGGACGAGACCCCTAATGGTCGATCATGCCAGTCTGGCTACTACAGTGACCCTGCGCAGCCCCAGTCCTGCCGGAAGTGTCCCTGTCCCACTGGAGTTACCTGTTCCATCAGGCCTGGGACTGTGGAGGTCCAGTGTAACCGATGCCCCCCTGGCTCCACTG gTCCTAGTTGCCACACCTGCGAGGATGGTTTCTATGGGGATCCTCTGGGACAGCGTGGTTCTCAGCAGCCCTGCCAACGATGCCAGTGCAACGGGCACATAGACCCCAACGCAGTGGGTAACTGTGACGCCCAGACTGGGGAGTGCCTGAGGTGCTTGAACCAAACCAGGGGATTCAACTGTGAGAGCTGCCTGGAAGGTCACCACCACAGCCAGCCCACAGATGCCTGCAAAC CTTGTGCCTGCAATTCTCAGCGGTCCTTGTCAAACCAATGCAGTGACATGGGTCAGTGCTCATGCAGAGAGGGCTTTGAGGGGTTAAAGTGCCAGCGCTCTGCTTGCCCCTCTTGCTTTAATCCTGTCAAAACTAAG ATGGAGCGATACACTCATAAACTGCAAGAGCTCGAGACTCTGTTTACAGGCATGGAGACTGGAACGTTGCCAGTCAATGACGCCCAGATGGAGAGGACAATAAGAGCAGCTGAAAAGCTAGTATTAGACCTGCAGAGCAAAGCTGCAAACCTCACAG GAACAGAGAAGGACCTGCAGGCTCATCTCTCAGACATCAGTCGAAGCCATAAAACTGAGTTAAGAGATATCGGGGCCATCTCAAAAACCGTGGATGACATAAATCTGCAGGAGCAGAAATACAGGGAGAAGGTCTCCAATGTCCAGCAGCTTATTAAGGAGATAAGGCTTCTGCTAGGGGAGGCAAAACTCACCATCAATAGTGCT GACCTCCCTCAAGCTGATGCCGTATCTGGTGTGGACATCCTCCCCACTTTGGTTCAGAAAGCACACATTCTTGCTGATGA TCACCAGAGCATAGCGGCCACAGTAGTGAGGACAGCCAACAGCGCCCTGGCTGAGTCTGAGAGGGGTTTGGCTCTTATGAGAGCCGCCATGAATAAGGAGAACAAGATTAATGAACTTATCAGCGACCTCAAAAGCCA GTATGATTTAAACTCAGCCAAAGTGAAGGCTCTGGAGGCTCAGGCCACTCGAACGAGCAGTGCAGCTGGAGATGAGAGCAAGATGGCAATTGACACCCTGAAGCAGATAGCTTCCCTGGAGCAGAACCTCCCAGATCCTCTCAAG AAGGACATTGATGCAGTGGTTGCCAGGTTGGATGGCCTGAAAGATCAGGTGCAGAAGAACCTGACAGAGTATGAGGTGCTCCAGAATGAAGTCCAGGAGGACAGGGCTGCATTGGAGGACCTCCTAGTCCAGAAGAAAGCAGCTCAGCAG GATTATGACAGGCTCCTTGCCAGGGCAAATGCTGCAAAGGCAGAGACGGTGTTCGCTCTGAATGGGTTCACTGACAACATGAATAAGTTGGATGATACTCTAACCAATCTTAAAG GATTTGATGACCAGATCAGCAAGAACAAGGCTTTAGCTGATGAGGCCATAAAAAAGCTACCCAGTATCAACGCCACCATTCAGCAAGCTGTTGGCAACAACTCCGAAACCCTATTCATCATTGGGAGTGTATCCGGCGACTACGATGACGCACAGGGAACTGTAAACAACTTAGAGGCCGTTGTCTCTCAACTAGAG GAAATGTCTGGTTCCTTGCCGAGTTATGGTGATCTGGTGAAGGACACCACCAAACTGAGGGCAGACCTGAAGGGTCTGCAGAAGCAGGCTGTGGACATCGAGGGGAAGATGGTTTCAGAAACGGGAAATGCCCAGCTGCAGAAAGACAGAGCTGAGGAG GCTGCAATGAAGGCCACTGGTGCTTATAACAATGCCAGACAAACCAAAGATGCAGTTGATGAGACTCTTATAATCATCAACAATCTCCTGGGCGTAATTG GTGAGCCAGGCAgcgtggatgaggagaggttgGCTCAGCTGGAGGACTCCATTGCTAATGCTCGTAGCCAGGTGAACCAGCAACTCAGGCCACGCCTGAAGGACCTTGAGGAGAAAGAGGCTGCTCAGAGGGCCCGGCTGTCAAGTCTTGACCTTGACATCGACACTATCTTGGACAACATCAGGAACCTGGAAGACATCCGGAAAACAGTCCCAAAGGGTTGCTACAACTCTCCTCCCATTGAAAGACCATAA
- the lamc2 gene encoding laminin subunit gamma-2 isoform X2 codes for MKNISWISLCGMFLLTRSVQGTFRYQASVRCECNGKSTYCYIDTLGLHCVDCQENTEGRHCEKCKTGFYHQRAGESCVPCACSTTGSAGPNCDSRGQCSCKTGVMGDKCDQCPNGKPLTPAGCAQSSQLIDDMVKPFPCFCYGHSSQCSVAQGYSVSTISSTFDNGPEGWRAATAQGVTRSQVQFRWSPKHQDIEVISEDIMPVYLYAPDTYLGNKLLSYGQNLSFSLRLDRGVRYPSTNDVVMEGSGLRVASSLGNLRTVVTCGLKITYTFRLDEQASSKWKPHLSPFQFQTLLQNLTAIKIRGTFGENGRGYLDNVRLVTARQAPGADPATWVQSCSCPSGYEGQFCESCAAGFKRRSLSEGLFSSCLPCSCRGGSCDPETGDCYSADETPNGRSCQSGYYSDPAQPQSCRKCPCPTGVTCSIRPGTVEVQCNRCPPGSTGPSCHTCEDGFYGDPLGQRGSQQPCQRCQCNGHIDPNAVGNCDAQTGECLRCLNQTRGFNCESCLEGHHHSQPTDACKPCACNSQRSLSNQCSDMGQCSCREGFEGLKCQRSACPSCFNPVKTKMERYTHKLQELETLFTGMETGTLPVNDAQMERTIRAAEKLVLDLQSKAANLTGTEKDLQAHLSDISRSHKTELRDIGAISKTVDDINLQEQKYREKVSNVQQLIKEIRLLLGEAKLTINSADLPQADAVSGVDILPTLVQKAHILADDHQSIAATVVRTANSALAESERGLALMRAAMNKENKINELISDLKSQYDLNSAKVKALEAQATRTSSAAGDESKMAIDTLKQIASLEQNLPDPLKKDIDAVVARLDGLKDQVQKNLTEYEVLQNEVQEDRAALEDLLVQKKAAQQDYDRLLARANAAKAETVFALNGFTDNMNKLDDTLTNLKGFDDQISKNKALADEAIKKLPSINATIQQAVGNNSETLFIIGSVSGDYDDAQGTVNNLEAVVSQLEEMSGSLPSYGDLVKDTTKLRADLKGLQKQAVDIEGKMVSETGNAQLQKDRAEEAAMKATGAYNNARQTKDAVDETLIIINNLLGVIGEPGSVDEERLAQLEDSIANARSQVNQQLRPRLKDLEEKEAAQRARLSSLDLDIDTILDNIRNLEDIRKTVPKGCYNSPPIERP; via the exons ATGAAGAACATAAGTTGGATATCCCTATgtggaatgtttcttttgaccagGTCGGTTCAAGGAACCTTCAGATATCAAG CATCAGTTCGTTGTGAATGCAACGGCAAATCGACCTATTGCTACATTGACACCTTGGGTCTCCATTGTGTGGACTgccaggagaacacagaggggAGGCATTGTGAGAAGTGCAAAACTGGATTCTACCaccagagggcaggagagagttGTGTGCCCTGTGCTTGTAGTACAACAG GTTCTGCTGGTCCAAACTGTGACAGCAGAGGGCAATGCAGCTGTAAGACAGGGGTCATGGGGGACAAGTGTGATCAGTGCCCCAACGGAAAACCTCTGACGCCTGCAGGCTGTGCACAGAG TAGCCAGCTCATAGATGACATGGTGAAGCCCTTTCCATGCTTTTGCTACGGACACTCATCTCAGTGTTCAGTGGCACAAGGGTACTCTGTTTCCACAATCTCTTCAACTTTTGACAATG GGCCAGAGGGATGGCGTGCTGCCACAGCCCAGGGAGTGACCCGGTCTCAGGTCCAGTTCCGTTGGTCCCCCAAACATCAAGACATTGAGGTCATCTCTGAAGACATCATGCCTGTCTACCTCTATGCCCCTG ACACCTACCTGGGCAACAAGTTACTGAGCTATGGTCAgaacctgtctttctctctgcgaTTGGACCGAGGGGTCCGATACCCATCCACCAATGATGTGGTTATGGAGGGCTCAGGCCTGAGGGTCGCTTCCTCCCTGGGGAACCTACGCACTGTTGTAACCTGTGGTCTGAAGATCACCTACACATTCAG ATTGGATGAGCAAGCAAGCAGCAAATGGAAACCTCACCTGTCACCTTTCCAGTTCCAAACACTGCTACAGAACCTGACAGCCATCAAAATCAGAGGGACATTTGGTGAAAATG GGCGTGGCTACCTAGACAATGTGCGCCTGGTGACTGCACGTCAGGCCCCGGGAGCTGACCCGGCCACATGGGTGCAGAGCTGCAGCTGCCCCAGTGGATACGAGGGCCAGTTCTGCGAAAGTTGCGCCGCAGGGTTCAAGAGACGCTCCTTGAGCGAAGGTCTCTTCAGCTCATGTTTGCCCTGCAGCTGCAGAGGAGGAAGCTGCGATCCTGAAACTG GTGACTGTTACTCTGCGGACGAGACCCCTAATGGTCGATCATGCCAGTCTGGCTACTACAGTGACCCTGCGCAGCCCCAGTCCTGCCGGAAGTGTCCCTGTCCCACTGGAGTTACCTGTTCCATCAGGCCTGGGACTGTGGAGGTCCAGTGTAACCGATGCCCCCCTGGCTCCACTG gTCCTAGTTGCCACACCTGCGAGGATGGTTTCTATGGGGATCCTCTGGGACAGCGTGGTTCTCAGCAGCCCTGCCAACGATGCCAGTGCAACGGGCACATAGACCCCAACGCAGTGGGTAACTGTGACGCCCAGACTGGGGAGTGCCTGAGGTGCTTGAACCAAACCAGGGGATTCAACTGTGAGAGCTGCCTGGAAGGTCACCACCACAGCCAGCCCACAGATGCCTGCAAAC CTTGTGCCTGCAATTCTCAGCGGTCCTTGTCAAACCAATGCAGTGACATGGGTCAGTGCTCATGCAGAGAGGGCTTTGAGGGGTTAAAGTGCCAGCGCTCTGCTTGCCCCTCTTGCTTTAATCCTGTCAAAACTAAG ATGGAGCGATACACTCATAAACTGCAAGAGCTCGAGACTCTGTTTACAGGCATGGAGACTGGAACGTTGCCAGTCAATGACGCCCAGATGGAGAGGACAATAAGAGCAGCTGAAAAGCTAGTATTAGACCTGCAGAGCAAAGCTGCAAACCTCACAG GAACAGAGAAGGACCTGCAGGCTCATCTCTCAGACATCAGTCGAAGCCATAAAACTGAGTTAAGAGATATCGGGGCCATCTCAAAAACCGTGGATGACATAAATCTGCAGGAGCAGAAATACAGGGAGAAGGTCTCCAATGTCCAGCAGCTTATTAAGGAGATAAGGCTTCTGCTAGGGGAGGCAAAACTCACCATCAATAGTGCT GACCTCCCTCAAGCTGATGCCGTATCTGGTGTGGACATCCTCCCCACTTTGGTTCAGAAAGCACACATTCTTGCTGATGA TCACCAGAGCATAGCGGCCACAGTAGTGAGGACAGCCAACAGCGCCCTGGCTGAGTCTGAGAGGGGTTTGGCTCTTATGAGAGCCGCCATGAATAAGGAGAACAAGATTAATGAACTTATCAGCGACCTCAAAAGCCA GTATGATTTAAACTCAGCCAAAGTGAAGGCTCTGGAGGCTCAGGCCACTCGAACGAGCAGTGCAGCTGGAGATGAGAGCAAGATGGCAATTGACACCCTGAAGCAGATAGCTTCCCTGGAGCAGAACCTCCCAGATCCTCTCAAG AAGGACATTGATGCAGTGGTTGCCAGGTTGGATGGCCTGAAAGATCAGGTGCAGAAGAACCTGACAGAGTATGAGGTGCTCCAGAATGAAGTCCAGGAGGACAGGGCTGCATTGGAGGACCTCCTAGTCCAGAAGAAAGCAGCTCAGCAG GATTATGACAGGCTCCTTGCCAGGGCAAATGCTGCAAAGGCAGAGACGGTGTTCGCTCTGAATGGGTTCACTGACAACATGAATAAGTTGGATGATACTCTAACCAATCTTAAAG GATTTGATGACCAGATCAGCAAGAACAAGGCTTTAGCTGATGAGGCCATAAAAAAGCTACCCAGTATCAACGCCACCATTCAGCAAGCTGTTGGCAACAACTCCGAAACCCTATTCATCATTGGGAGTGTATCCGGCGACTACGATGACGCACAGGGAACTGTAAACAACTTAGAGGCCGTTGTCTCTCAACTAGAG GAAATGTCTGGTTCCTTGCCGAGTTATGGTGATCTGGTGAAGGACACCACCAAACTGAGGGCAGACCTGAAGGGTCTGCAGAAGCAGGCTGTGGACATCGAGGGGAAGATGGTTTCAGAAACGGGAAATGCCCAGCTGCAGAAAGACAGAGCTGAGGAG GCTGCAATGAAGGCCACTGGTGCTTATAACAATGCCAGACAAACCAAAGATGCAGTTGATGAGACTCTTATAATCATCAACAATCTCCTGGGCGTAATTG GTGAGCCAGGCAgcgtggatgaggagaggttgGCTCAGCTGGAGGACTCCATTGCTAATGCTCGTAGCCAGGTGAACCAGCAACTCAGGCCACGCCTGAAGGACCTTGAGGAGAAAGAGGCTGCTCAGAGGGCCCGGCTGTCAAGTCTTGACCTTGACATCGACACTATCTTGGACAACATCAGGAACCTGGAAGACATCCGGAAAACAGTCCCAAAGGGTTGCTACAACTCTCCTCCCATTGAAAGACCATAA
- the nmnat2 gene encoding nicotinamide/nicotinic acid mononucleotide adenylyltransferase 2, protein MTENTKTHVILLSCGSFNPITKGHIHMFEKAREYLHKTGRFIVIGGIISPVHDSYGKPGLVTSKHRLTMCQMAVQSSDWIRVDPWECFQDKWQTTCSVLEHHRDLMKRVTGCILSNVNTPSSTPVIGQPQNQNATIYQNHSNANKPTAIKLWGKMTENFGKICCVRPHIERFTFVDENANLGTAMRYEEIELRILLLCGSDLLESFCIPGLWKDSDMEVIVGDFGIVVVPRDGADTERIMNHSSVLRKYKDNITVVKDDINHPMSIVSSTKSRLALQHGDGHVVDYLSQPVIDYILQSQLYINASG, encoded by the exons ATGACCGAGAACACAAAAACCCACGTAATTTTGCTTTCGTGTGGAAGTTTTAACCCCATCACTAAAGGACACATTCATATGTTTG AAAAAGCTAGAGAATATCTGCACAAAACAGGCCGCTTCATTGTGATCGGGGGCATCATCTCACCTGTACATGACTCCTATGGCAAACCG GGCCTGGTCACAAGCAAACATCGCCTCACCATGTGTCAGATGGCTGTTCAGTCCTCTGATTGGATTAG AGTGGATCCTTGGGAGTGCTTTCAGGACAAATGGCAAACTACATGCAGTGTTCTGGAACATCATCGTGACCTTATGAAG AGAGTCACAGGATGTATTCTCTCCAATGTAAACACACCCTCCTCAACTCCAGTGATTGGCCAGCCACAGAATCAGAATGCAACAATTTATCAAAACCATAGCAATGCAAACAAGCCTACTGCCA TCAAGCTGTGGGGTAAGATGACTGAGAACTTTGGAAAAATCTGCTGTGTTCGCCCCCACATTGAACGATTCACCTTTGTGG ATGAAAATGCCAACCTTGGGACTGCAATGCGATATGAAGAAATAG AGTTGCGCATCTTGCTCCTGTGTGGCAGTGATCTTCTAGAATCCTTCTGCATCCCTGGCCTGTGGAAGGACAGTGAT ATGGAGGTGATTGTGGGGGATTTTGGCATTGTTGTCGTGCCCCGAGATGGAGCTGACACGGAGAGGATCATGAACCACTCCTCTGTGCTCCGCAAGTACAAG GATAACATCACTGTGGTAAAAGATGATATCAACCACCCCATGTCCATCGTCAGTTCAACCAAGAGCAG ACTGGCTCTGCAACATGGAGATGGTCATGTGGTGGACTACCTGAGTCAACCAGTCATCGACTATATCCTGCAGAGTCAGCTTTACATCAATGCCTCTGGATAA